The following are encoded together in the Bacillus sp. V2I10 genome:
- a CDS encoding alpha-mannosidase codes for MFYTENKLEARIKELSEYRYRHKQEISTFSCMQDTGEIGAYPPDKASDKTIGIGDKWRGRDVYLWLQTDLEIPAEWKGKKAVGLFDFGRTGGGNNSGFESLLFLNQKPFQGVDSNHKEVFFPEEAAGKSIRLDFRLWSGLEGGGPQKEQEYTIRTAEIAWLDEQIDDLYFTSQAVYETIKELREEAPEKQLLLTSLNQSYKEIDWTEPGSSCFYKSCYQARAILNDRLDQIEKHHSVTIHAIGHTHIDVAWLWRLKHTREKTARSFSTVLRLMEQYPDYVFLQTQPQLYEYLKTDYPEIYEQLKMRINEGMWEAEGAMWLEADCNIPNGESLVRQILYGSKFLKEEFGITCRYLWLPDVFGYSWALPQILKKSGISTFMTTKISWNQYNRMPHDTFRWRGIDGSEILTHFVTTPEPWNSDDSWFYTYNGLITAKTVNGAWKSYRDKDINQDLLLSYGYGDGGGGVNREMLEFRKRYDKMPGLPHVKPSKAGDYFTRLHENIQAAEGYVHDWDGELYLEYHRGTYTSQAYNKKMNRKLELAYRETEWLQVLHALQSEWSHYPKKELDQGWKIILRNQFHDIIPGSSIKEVYEDSKLEYDEAWKKHKKFTDHAAAQLTSSNTGKHYTAWNSSHWQCVELVFIPFDDDNQKEGSWHDDKGNELTGQQTNEGWLVKLTKTPSFGGIALEFSPSSLKEKKIVKAPFQMNQNSLTTPFYEIAWNHAGQLTRIYDVSEKREVIAEGSKANVLQIFEDKPLAHDAWDIDLFYQEKMQEVTELISIELIECGSIRTIVQFIWSYNQTKIKQQMIVYGHSKRIDFKTHINWQERRKLLKAAFPVDVRTTEATYDIQYGNVLRPNHWNTSWDMARFESVGHQWADLSETGYGVSLLNDCKYGYDIKGNVLRLSLLKGAMYPDPTADCGDHEFTYSILPHKGDWREGGTVREAWFLNSPLLVQKGQLSDYSQSFISLSSQNLHIDAIKKAEGNDMVIVRLHEFEGRRGEVTLSSDWKIEEWHEVNLLEEPLSETKRCSSVTFKIKPYEIKTFAIRFTCSL; via the coding sequence TTGTTTTATACGGAAAATAAGCTTGAAGCTAGAATTAAGGAATTGTCAGAATATCGGTACCGGCATAAACAGGAGATATCAACATTCAGTTGTATGCAAGATACTGGGGAGATAGGAGCCTATCCGCCGGATAAAGCATCAGACAAGACAATTGGTATTGGGGACAAATGGAGAGGGCGAGATGTCTATTTATGGCTTCAGACAGATTTAGAGATTCCGGCAGAGTGGAAAGGAAAAAAGGCAGTTGGATTATTTGACTTTGGCCGGACAGGGGGAGGAAATAATTCCGGATTTGAGTCTCTCTTATTTTTAAATCAAAAGCCATTTCAGGGAGTGGATTCTAATCATAAAGAGGTCTTTTTTCCAGAAGAAGCTGCTGGTAAATCGATTCGGCTAGATTTTCGCTTATGGTCAGGACTTGAAGGAGGCGGACCGCAGAAAGAGCAGGAATATACAATTCGAACTGCTGAGATTGCATGGCTTGATGAACAAATAGATGATCTTTATTTCACCTCACAAGCTGTCTATGAAACTATCAAAGAATTAAGAGAAGAGGCGCCTGAAAAGCAGTTATTGTTAACGTCCCTGAACCAGAGCTACAAAGAAATTGATTGGACGGAACCTGGAAGCAGCTGCTTTTATAAGTCTTGTTATCAGGCTCGGGCCATACTTAATGATCGATTGGACCAAATTGAAAAACATCATTCTGTTACGATTCATGCCATCGGCCACACGCATATAGATGTCGCCTGGCTGTGGAGATTAAAGCATACACGAGAAAAGACGGCCCGATCTTTTTCTACAGTTTTAAGATTAATGGAACAATATCCTGATTATGTTTTTTTACAAACTCAGCCGCAGTTATACGAATATTTAAAAACAGATTACCCGGAGATCTATGAACAATTAAAAATGCGGATTAACGAAGGAATGTGGGAAGCTGAAGGGGCCATGTGGCTTGAGGCTGATTGCAATATTCCAAATGGAGAATCTCTAGTCAGACAAATTTTATACGGCAGTAAATTTTTGAAAGAGGAATTTGGGATCACATGTCGTTATTTATGGCTGCCAGATGTTTTCGGGTATAGCTGGGCTTTACCGCAAATCTTAAAAAAATCAGGTATATCCACGTTTATGACCACGAAAATCAGCTGGAATCAGTATAATCGGATGCCGCATGATACCTTCAGGTGGAGAGGGATAGACGGAAGTGAAATCTTGACACATTTTGTAACGACGCCAGAACCATGGAATTCAGATGACTCTTGGTTTTATACCTACAATGGTTTGATTACTGCTAAAACAGTTAACGGAGCTTGGAAATCCTATCGTGATAAAGATATAAATCAAGACTTGCTTCTATCATATGGTTATGGGGACGGCGGCGGCGGAGTCAACCGTGAAATGCTTGAATTTAGGAAAAGATATGACAAGATGCCCGGTTTGCCGCATGTAAAGCCTTCAAAAGCAGGTGATTATTTTACAAGACTTCATGAAAACATCCAAGCAGCAGAAGGCTATGTTCATGATTGGGATGGAGAGCTTTATTTAGAGTATCATCGAGGAACATATACAAGCCAAGCCTATAATAAAAAAATGAATAGAAAGCTAGAGCTTGCCTATAGAGAAACAGAGTGGCTGCAAGTATTGCATGCCCTTCAAAGTGAATGGAGCCACTATCCGAAGAAAGAACTGGACCAGGGCTGGAAGATCATCTTGAGAAATCAATTTCATGATATCATCCCAGGGTCATCTATTAAAGAAGTATATGAAGACTCGAAACTTGAGTATGATGAGGCGTGGAAAAAGCATAAAAAATTCACAGACCATGCAGCAGCTCAATTAACAAGTTCAAACACGGGGAAGCATTACACAGCCTGGAATTCCTCACATTGGCAATGTGTGGAGCTGGTATTCATACCTTTTGATGATGATAATCAAAAGGAAGGGAGCTGGCATGATGACAAGGGCAATGAATTAACGGGACAACAAACAAATGAGGGCTGGCTTGTTAAACTTACTAAAACCCCGTCATTTGGCGGAATAGCGCTAGAATTTAGTCCATCTTCCTTAAAAGAGAAAAAGATAGTAAAAGCACCATTTCAAATGAATCAGAATTCTTTAACTACACCTTTCTACGAAATTGCCTGGAATCATGCTGGCCAATTAACTCGAATATATGATGTGTCTGAAAAGAGAGAGGTGATAGCAGAAGGTTCAAAGGCGAATGTCCTGCAAATTTTTGAAGATAAGCCATTAGCACATGATGCATGGGATATTGATCTCTTTTACCAAGAAAAAATGCAGGAGGTAACAGAACTTATTTCAATAGAATTGATTGAATGTGGTTCTATTCGCACGATTGTACAGTTTATTTGGAGCTATAACCAAACAAAAATCAAACAGCAGATGATTGTTTATGGTCATTCTAAACGAATTGACTTCAAGACGCATATAAATTGGCAAGAACGCCGCAAGCTTCTAAAGGCTGCCTTTCCTGTAGATGTCAGAACGACAGAAGCGACTTATGATATTCAATATGGGAATGTATTGAGGCCGAATCATTGGAACACAAGCTGGGATATGGCCAGATTTGAAAGCGTTGGGCATCAATGGGCAGATTTATCTGAAACAGGATATGGTGTAAGCTTGCTTAATGATTGTAAGTATGGGTACGACATTAAGGGAAATGTTCTTCGTCTGTCTTTATTAAAGGGTGCAATGTACCCTGACCCAACTGCTGACTGTGGAGATCATGAATTCACTTATTCGATCCTTCCTCATAAAGGAGATTGGCGAGAAGGCGGGACAGTTCGTGAAGCTTGGTTTTTGAATAGTCCGCTCCTTGTACAGAAGGGTCAGTTATCGGATTATAGCCAATCATTTATTTCTCTGTCCTCTCAAAACTTGCATATTGATGCCATTAAAAAAGCTGAGGGAAATGACATGGTGATCGTTCGGTTACATGAATTTGAAGGAAGAAGAGGCGAGGTTACTCTTTCCTCTGATTGGAAAATAGAAGAATGGCACGAAGTGAATTTACTGGAAGAGCCCCTGTCAGAGACAAAAAGATGTTCAAGTGTCACATTTAAAATCAAGCCATATGAAATTAAAACCTTTGCTATCCGTTTCACATGCAGCCTATGA
- a CDS encoding discoidin domain-containing protein: MVRSKKGLCSIVAFLAVCFVIFMPSGSFAAQPESSYWFPEQLLKWSPESDPDAPFNRSTIPLADRETLYNVNSNAQSEAKLVALSALNKNTSGVPSQGGKEFFANTFSYWQYVDLMVYWAGSSGEGIIVPPSADVIDSSHKNGVPILGNVFFPPAVYGGKIEWLNQMLEQRADGSFPAADKLLEAAEYYRFDGWFINQETEGGSLETAQKMKEFLMYLQKNKKDGMHIMWYDSMTEDGRINWQNALTDKNNAFLQDGNNRVSDSMFLNFWWKNQEASNLKAKEIGRSPYDLYTGIDVEAKGTQTKVPWNGIFPEGKSPNTSLGIYRPDWTFNSSKTMNEFYQKEQDFWSGQKGDPSSTDGNGDWKGMSHYFTDKTAITHLPFVTNFNTGSGQFFAVEGNMLSHKSWNNRSLQDILPTWRWLIEGTPISVQFDWNQAYTGGSSLKVSGEIKGNESSHIKLYKTKLPVEKDTELSITYKSAKPNMKVGISFLDKPNHFEFFDVKKEAQGEWVTQKIKLKRFKGKEIAAISLKFDRQEAIDINIGEIKVTNKKDDIKKVQPENVMIKETEFQNGIYANVSLTWERNKQADYYEIYRVLPNGDKEWLGGTPNNHFYLSDLKREGKETKTELEVKSVYKGNQRSNSAEDVFDWPPYPMPKANFSSDKTLAAPGEEIQFMNQSSEVTEELEWRFEGGSPSSSTDAKPVVTYEAEGTYSVTLVAKNSEGEDIVTKDAYITISKEANNVTNAALNKQAAADGQCASSEGPGFAIDGSTSSKWCALGDAPHWLKVDLGKNHVLSKFVLHHAGAGGEPNAFNTKAFRIEGSTDGENWSEVVKAADNTADVSEHSIRLTEARYVRLWIDQPTQGGDQAARIYEFEVFGYPAP, encoded by the coding sequence ATGGTTCGGTCTAAAAAGGGGTTATGTTCCATTGTTGCTTTTCTAGCTGTTTGTTTTGTGATCTTTATGCCATCCGGCAGCTTTGCAGCACAGCCGGAATCATCTTATTGGTTTCCAGAACAACTCCTTAAATGGAGTCCTGAAAGTGATCCTGATGCTCCATTCAATCGGAGCACAATTCCTTTAGCAGATAGGGAGACGCTTTATAATGTTAACAGCAATGCTCAATCAGAAGCAAAGCTTGTTGCATTATCAGCGTTAAACAAAAACACTAGCGGTGTACCTTCTCAAGGAGGGAAAGAATTCTTTGCCAACACGTTCAGCTATTGGCAGTATGTCGATTTAATGGTGTATTGGGCAGGTTCATCCGGCGAAGGCATCATTGTTCCTCCAAGTGCAGATGTGATTGACTCTTCCCACAAAAATGGTGTTCCGATTTTAGGGAATGTTTTCTTCCCTCCTGCTGTTTATGGAGGGAAAATAGAGTGGTTGAATCAAATGCTTGAGCAACGTGCAGACGGTTCATTTCCTGCAGCAGATAAATTGCTGGAAGCAGCCGAATATTATCGATTTGATGGCTGGTTTATTAACCAGGAAACAGAAGGCGGAAGCCTAGAAACCGCTCAAAAAATGAAAGAGTTTCTCATGTACCTTCAAAAAAATAAAAAAGATGGCATGCACATTATGTGGTATGACTCGATGACAGAGGATGGCAGAATTAACTGGCAGAATGCCTTAACTGATAAAAATAACGCCTTTCTGCAAGATGGAAATAACCGGGTATCCGATAGTATGTTTTTGAACTTCTGGTGGAAAAACCAGGAAGCATCTAACTTAAAAGCTAAGGAAATCGGAAGATCCCCCTATGATTTATATACGGGCATTGACGTAGAAGCAAAAGGAACACAAACAAAAGTTCCATGGAATGGAATTTTCCCGGAAGGAAAAAGTCCAAATACTTCATTAGGAATTTATCGTCCGGATTGGACCTTTAACTCTTCTAAAACAATGAATGAATTTTATCAAAAAGAACAGGATTTCTGGTCTGGCCAAAAAGGGGATCCTTCCAGTACGGATGGAAATGGTGATTGGAAAGGAATGTCTCACTACTTTACAGATAAAACGGCAATTACTCATTTGCCATTTGTGACTAATTTCAATACTGGCAGCGGACAATTTTTTGCCGTAGAAGGAAATATGCTGAGTCATAAATCCTGGAACAACAGAAGTTTGCAGGATATCCTTCCAACTTGGAGATGGCTGATTGAAGGAACACCAATCTCTGTTCAATTTGATTGGAACCAAGCGTATACAGGTGGAAGTTCTCTAAAAGTGTCAGGTGAAATAAAGGGGAATGAATCATCCCATATTAAATTGTACAAGACAAAGCTTCCGGTTGAGAAGGATACGGAACTTTCGATTACCTATAAATCTGCAAAACCAAATATGAAGGTTGGCATTAGTTTCTTAGACAAACCGAATCACTTTGAATTTTTCGATGTGAAAAAAGAAGCCCAAGGAGAATGGGTGACTCAAAAGATTAAACTGAAAAGGTTTAAGGGAAAAGAAATCGCTGCCATCTCACTCAAATTTGACCGACAAGAAGCAATCGATATTAATATTGGTGAGATAAAAGTCACTAACAAAAAAGATGACATAAAAAAAGTTCAACCTGAAAATGTCATGATAAAAGAAACGGAATTCCAAAATGGGATTTATGCAAATGTTTCTCTGACCTGGGAACGAAACAAACAAGCAGATTACTATGAAATTTATCGGGTGTTGCCAAATGGTGATAAAGAATGGCTAGGCGGAACTCCAAACAACCACTTTTATCTCTCTGATTTAAAACGAGAGGGAAAAGAGACGAAGACCGAATTGGAAGTAAAAAGTGTTTATAAAGGAAATCAGCGCAGCAATTCTGCTGAAGATGTATTTGATTGGCCACCCTATCCAATGCCGAAAGCGAATTTCAGTTCAGATAAAACACTGGCAGCACCAGGTGAAGAGATTCAATTTATGAATCAATCATCAGAAGTGACGGAGGAGCTTGAATGGCGTTTTGAAGGAGGATCACCATCCAGCAGCACAGACGCAAAACCTGTTGTTACGTATGAAGCAGAAGGAACTTACTCTGTTACTTTAGTGGCAAAAAATAGTGAAGGGGAAGATATTGTCACTAAGGATGCCTATATTACGATCTCAAAAGAAGCAAATAATGTTACGAATGCAGCATTGAATAAGCAAGCTGCTGCTGATGGTCAATGTGCTTCATCTGAAGGTCCAGGATTTGCAATTGACGGTTCAACATCGAGTAAGTGGTGTGCTCTTGGGGATGCACCTCATTGGTTAAAGGTGGACCTTGGCAAAAATCACGTACTTTCTAAATTCGTCCTTCACCATGCTGGGGCTGGGGGAGAACCAAATGCCTTTAATACAAAAGCTTTTAGAATTGAAGGAAGTACGGATGGTGAAAATTGGTCTGAGGTTGTTAAAGCGGCAGATAACACAGCAGATGTTTCCGAACATAGTATACGATTGACTGAAGCAAGATATGTAAGGCTATGGATTGATCAGCCTACTCAAGGGGGAGACCAGGCAGCTAGAATCTATGAATTTGAAGTTTTTGGTTATCCTGCTCCATAG
- a CDS encoding glycoside hydrolase family 125 protein, producing MNATIPESMKKLILKVNEHFPNDQKLQEMFAQCFINTYTTTLKPQKDGTTFVITGDIPAMWLRDSAAQVRPYLILAEEDAQIAEMIEGVVSKQFQFINHDPYANAFNETPSGKGHQGDLTDMTPYIWERKYEVDSLCYPLQLAYLLWKSTGRTSHLNDSYKAGLKSILNVWKVEQNHENKSAYRFERENVRQSDTLTRSGMGSEVIKTGMTWSAFRPSDDACHYGYLVPANMFAVVVLKYSAEICLQVLLDSELAKECMQLACEIEEGIKKYSVINHPIYEEMYVYETDGRGGYNLMDDANVPSLLSIPYLGYCDFNDQTYQNTRHFLLSRDNPYYYEGKLASGIGSPHTPDHYIWHIALAIQGMTAQEESEKQRILSVFKETDGDTGYMHEGFNSDDPKEYTREWFSWANSMFSEFVLSLCGYTVKGSPLNQWLQNK from the coding sequence GTGAACGCAACGATACCTGAGTCAATGAAAAAACTAATTTTAAAAGTGAACGAACATTTTCCGAATGATCAAAAACTTCAGGAGATGTTTGCACAATGTTTTATTAATACCTATACAACAACTTTAAAACCACAAAAAGATGGAACAACCTTTGTAATTACAGGTGATATACCGGCAATGTGGCTAAGAGATTCAGCAGCACAAGTGAGACCTTATCTCATCTTAGCTGAAGAAGACGCGCAAATCGCAGAAATGATTGAAGGTGTTGTTTCTAAACAATTTCAGTTCATTAACCATGATCCTTATGCAAATGCGTTTAATGAAACCCCAAGCGGTAAGGGTCACCAAGGCGATTTAACAGACATGACTCCTTATATTTGGGAAAGAAAATATGAAGTAGATTCCCTTTGCTATCCATTGCAGCTTGCCTATCTGCTTTGGAAATCAACGGGACGTACTTCTCATTTAAACGATTCTTACAAAGCGGGATTAAAAAGCATTTTGAACGTGTGGAAAGTAGAACAAAATCATGAGAATAAATCAGCATACCGTTTCGAACGTGAAAATGTTCGGCAATCAGACACACTCACGCGCAGTGGTATGGGATCAGAGGTAATAAAAACCGGCATGACTTGGAGTGCATTTCGTCCCAGTGATGATGCTTGCCACTATGGTTACCTTGTTCCAGCCAACATGTTTGCGGTTGTGGTTCTTAAATATTCTGCTGAAATTTGTCTTCAGGTCTTGCTTGATTCCGAACTTGCTAAAGAATGCATGCAATTGGCTTGTGAAATCGAGGAGGGAATAAAAAAATATAGTGTGATCAACCATCCTATCTATGAAGAAATGTACGTCTATGAGACAGATGGCAGGGGAGGTTATAACTTAATGGATGACGCGAATGTTCCTAGCCTTCTCTCGATTCCATATTTAGGTTATTGCGATTTTAACGATCAAACCTACCAAAATACGAGACATTTTTTGCTGAGCCGGGATAACCCTTATTATTATGAGGGGAAATTGGCAAGTGGAATTGGCAGTCCGCATACCCCAGATCATTATATATGGCATATCGCCTTAGCAATTCAAGGTATGACAGCACAAGAGGAATCTGAAAAACAAAGAATATTATCTGTTTTTAAAGAAACGGATGGAGATACAGGCTATATGCATGAAGGGTTTAACTCAGATGATCCAAAGGAGTACACAAGAGAGTGGTTTTCATGGGCAAACTCTATGTTCAGTGAATTTGTTTTAAGTCTTTGCGGATATACAGTCAAAGGAAGTCCGCTGAATCAATGGCTTCAAAATAAATAA
- a CDS encoding YesL family protein — translation MGKFVQEASEWIWRILVANVLWIGFTLLGIGVFGLFPSTVALFTVTRKWVQKDLDFSIWKVFKDTFKKEFMPANKLGIFFLGIGSFLYIDLKFAFTMQGTWSVILYFFLIFVSFLFVLTLIYFFPLYVHYHLSFFQYIKQPFILAILSPKTTILMGIGLFFIGYLLKSMPGLFPFIAGVFPAYWIMHVCYKRFIEVKADIGKENTLVLYGK, via the coding sequence ATGGGCAAATTTGTCCAGGAAGCAAGTGAGTGGATTTGGAGAATTCTTGTCGCAAACGTGCTATGGATAGGATTTACACTGCTGGGCATTGGAGTGTTTGGTCTTTTTCCATCCACAGTTGCCTTATTTACGGTTACAAGAAAATGGGTACAAAAGGATTTGGATTTTTCTATATGGAAAGTATTTAAAGACACATTTAAAAAAGAATTTATGCCTGCTAACAAATTGGGAATTTTCTTTTTAGGCATAGGATCGTTTTTGTATATTGATTTGAAATTTGCTTTTACCATGCAGGGAACGTGGTCTGTCATCCTCTATTTCTTTTTAATCTTTGTCTCCTTTTTATTTGTGTTAACACTTATTTACTTCTTTCCATTATATGTTCATTATCATTTATCATTTTTTCAATACATCAAACAACCGTTTATTCTCGCAATTCTGAGTCCTAAAACGACTATATTGATGGGAATCGGTCTGTTTTTTATTGGTTATTTGCTTAAGTCGATGCCAGGGCTGTTCCCTTTTATAGCAGGGGTATTTCCGGCGTATTGGATCATGCATGTTTGCTACAAAAGATTTATAGAGGTAAAAGCCGACATTGGAAAGGAGAATACCCTTGTTTTATACGGAAAATAA
- a CDS encoding sensor histidine kinase: MLLKIREWRNKIFHRILFTYSVIILLCMFLLFSLLSQYYTEVVVQRELDANTRILERVETYFNRKHDYVDSVFKELYFKTDLIEDISFALQHDYNQYLSYRLDRYSESSSFVPSDLETFIENYFSQDSDVNAVSINSDATLSEYLYIFNHYRWSQSVNQVSEMNLDKDFLISERKSSGLVNDISQRSIQNSYHVTKKLNDPGTLKKLGDISIYYSFEGLENLLNLRQQQLKGTVLIYNNLGDLLYPSKGTSIQKEGSKPDFQTILKKTRLKGETYYVNTLADERSQLMIVGLIPEKEIQGVTLVHRTMLLITILLTAVAISLTYIAMRKYSKRIQVIEHSMSEVQKGNLDVRIQDVHQKDELSMISTSFNQMAEDLNRYIDQMFISEIKQKEAEMKALQSQINPHFLYNTLEAIRMKAIADGSKTTSTMIYYLAQLFRYSLKDSEAVTVQDEIEHVKQYLQLFQVRYPERLNVHYDIEEQVLNYEILKFILQPIVENYVIHGLKKHESTNLLYIGVHRKQTQLIIMIRDNGIGIAPDRLADIQKRLKEEHDTFESIGLSNVLQRIRLRFGDEYGLIIDSAVDAGAEVQISMPIIGGNEQDV; the protein is encoded by the coding sequence ATGCTATTAAAAATAAGAGAATGGCGGAATAAGATTTTCCATCGCATTTTGTTCACATATTCTGTCATTATTTTATTGTGTATGTTTTTGCTGTTTTCGCTTTTATCTCAGTATTATACAGAAGTAGTTGTCCAAAGAGAATTGGATGCAAATACGAGAATACTAGAGAGAGTGGAAACTTATTTTAATCGCAAACATGATTATGTTGACAGTGTTTTTAAGGAACTCTATTTTAAAACAGATCTTATTGAAGATATCTCATTCGCTTTGCAGCACGATTATAATCAATATCTTTCTTATCGGCTTGACCGTTACAGTGAAAGCAGTTCTTTTGTACCGAGTGATCTCGAAACATTCATTGAGAATTACTTTAGTCAAGATTCAGATGTTAATGCGGTCAGCATCAACAGTGATGCTACCCTTAGTGAATATTTGTATATCTTTAATCACTACAGATGGTCGCAGTCAGTTAATCAAGTTAGTGAAATGAATTTAGATAAAGATTTCCTCATATCTGAAAGGAAATCCAGCGGACTTGTAAATGATATCAGTCAACGATCCATTCAAAACAGCTACCATGTCACGAAGAAATTAAATGACCCTGGCACATTAAAAAAACTTGGTGACATATCAATCTATTATAGCTTTGAAGGTTTAGAGAATCTCCTTAATTTACGTCAGCAGCAATTAAAAGGGACAGTTCTTATCTATAATAACTTAGGTGATCTTCTCTATCCCTCAAAGGGAACTTCGATACAAAAGGAAGGAAGTAAGCCTGATTTTCAAACCATTTTAAAAAAGACTAGACTTAAAGGGGAAACCTATTATGTCAACACATTAGCAGATGAACGCTCACAGCTTATGATTGTTGGTCTAATTCCTGAAAAAGAAATCCAAGGCGTTACTCTTGTTCACCGGACCATGCTGCTGATCACGATTTTGTTAACGGCTGTCGCCATTTCGCTTACCTATATTGCTATGCGAAAATACTCAAAACGCATTCAGGTCATCGAACATTCCATGTCTGAGGTACAAAAGGGAAACTTGGATGTGAGGATTCAAGATGTTCATCAAAAAGATGAATTGAGTATGATTTCAACCAGCTTTAATCAAATGGCAGAGGATTTAAATCGCTATATCGATCAAATGTTTATTTCAGAAATCAAACAAAAAGAAGCCGAAATGAAAGCCTTGCAATCTCAAATCAATCCCCATTTTTTATATAATACACTTGAAGCGATTCGTATGAAAGCAATCGCAGATGGGTCAAAAACAACAAGCACGATGATTTATTATTTAGCTCAATTATTCCGCTATTCTTTAAAAGATAGTGAAGCGGTCACCGTACAAGATGAAATAGAGCATGTGAAACAATATCTGCAATTATTTCAGGTGCGCTATCCAGAGCGTTTAAATGTACATTACGATATAGAGGAACAGGTACTAAACTATGAAATTCTTAAATTTATACTTCAGCCCATTGTCGAAAACTATGTCATTCATGGATTAAAAAAGCATGAAAGCACGAATCTTCTATACATTGGAGTTCATAGGAAGCAAACTCAATTAATCATCATGATTCGCGATAATGGGATAGGAATCGCACCTGATCGATTAGCTGACATTCAAAAGCGGTTAAAAGAAGAACATGATACATTTGAATCGATTGGATTATCCAACGTCCTGCAAAGGATAAGGCTGAGATTTGGAGATGAGTACGGATTAATCATCGACAGCGCAGTCGATGCAGGAGCAGAAGTCCAGATATCAATGCCAATAATAGGAGGAAATGAGCAGGATGTATAA